The region TGCTCTAAATCATTTTCTTTTACAAATGCTCTACTCATTTTTTATTTTAAATCAGTATTATATATAAAATTTATAATGTAAAATATACGTTAGGTAATTTTAGAATTTAATTACAACTCATAATTGGTGAGTAGTAACATAAGCAATAATTTTAATTTAGCTTTCAAACTTAATTTTACACGCCTCTAATTTTTTTTGAAAATCTGCATAGCTCATTGAAACAGAAAATTGTGGATAATCACTGATTACATTTTCTGGTGGATCAAACAAAATACCTTCATTTGCCTGTTTAAGCATTCCAATATCATTATATGAGTCACCTGCAGCAACAACCTTGAAGTTTAAATTTTGAAGTGCTTTTACAGCCTCTTGTTTCCCATTTGGTTGGCGTAGCTTATATCCGATAATTGAATCATTTTTATCGATGACCAATTGATGACAGAAGAGGGTTGGGTAATCTAATTTCTGCATCAACGGACTGACAAATTGATAAAAGGTATCTGAAAGAATGATTACTTCAAACTCGGACCTGAGCCATTTGTGAAATTCAATTGCTCCATCAAGGGGCTCAAGAGTACTAATTAGGTCTTTTATATCCTTTAGCTTAAAATTATTTTTTTTTAGGATGTTGAGTCTTTTAGTCATTAATTCATCATAATCAGGAATATCTCGAGTTGTTAATTTTAGATCTTCCACACCAGTTTTCTCAGCAAATTTAATCCATATTTCTGGTAGTAATACCCCCTCCAAATCTAGACATGCAATCATTTTATTATTTACCTTTTTTAATCTATTTTATTATAAATTATTTTTAAATATATGATTATATTAATAATTTTTTAAAATCATATCTCTTAAAACTTTAATCCTTTCTATAGTTGCACTACGCATACTTACAAACTCAACATGTTCCTGTTTATGTTTGTTTGGATTTAATTGTACACCCCAGAGACCACCTATTTCATTTGGAATACCTGAATATCTTATATCAATAATTTGATTTTTATTGTTTGGATTAACCGCAAGAAAGTCATTGCTGAACCATTTAAATCTTTCTACATCTTTGTATTGTTGCGATTCTCTATCTAACCACGGAAAATTTTTATTTAGGTTTAATTTTTTAATACTCTCTCCAGGAATTATATTTCTAAAAAATAAATTTGTAGCATCAACATAAAAGTGATCATCTGATTCATATATTGTCTTCCATAGAATTAAGTTCCCAAAGCTTGGCTTAGCTTTTATTCTATTTACAACGTGACCTCTCTGCTCCGCAATTTCTTTACCTACATTTAATGCTACATTATGCAAATAGACACCCAGCGTAAGGTATGTGACTGCCCATGCTAAGGCAATTTTTGAATAAACATTTTTTTTCTTTATTGTTGCTAGTACTATCAATAATATCAAGGGAAACGTGAATAACGGATCAATGATTGAAATATTGTTCCAAGCAACCCTCATATCACTAAAAGGCCAAAAAAGGAGAGTACCATAGCTTGTACATGCATCAATTAACCCATGAGTCCCATAGCCTAAAGTGCAATAAAGCCATGTTTTCTTGAAATTAAATGGACTTATTTTTTTGAGAACTACAAATAGTATTAGAGCGCATATTAGTCCACCAAAAGGGATGAATATTAAGGAATGGGTAAATTGACGGTGATATTCTAAAGATAAGAGTGGATCAGTGCTTGATCGAATTAAAATATCCAAATCTGGCGCCATTCCAGACAGAAATCCAAGTATTGCAACTATCCCTAGATTTTTTTTACCCAGCGCCTGTGGGATAACAGCGCCGACCGTACCTTGTGTTATTGGGTCCATATTAAAATTTCGCTTTAAGGATGTTGCTAGGTAAAAGCATAGAGCATTTTTTTAGATTTCAAAATTAGACTTATGCGGTAACAATGTTTCCATCTGCTTCCTAACTAGCTGTAGTCTTTTATCTAAAGCGTCTGCATTATCGCAGGTATCATTAATACAAAAAAAAGGGATCTTACCAAATTTTTGCTTTAGGCGATCTAACTCCAACTCAATTTTATTTGAACCGCTTTCAATATATAAAAATTCTGAGTGGATTATTTTCGCATATTTATTATATTCAAGCCATCTCGGAACAAAATCACCTATAATTCCAGGTGTTCGCCATGTTCGAAAATTTTTCTCTCTTATTTTATTATACAAAGCTATGGCTTGATCTTCTATCTCAAATAAAAAGGATTTTTTATATGGTCTTGGTGCGTGCGCTAAAGGTATATTTCGATGTTTATAGCTTTTATATTTTTCTTTTAACCATAACTTTGATTGGATGGAGGAATTAATCGGAGACAAATGTATTGACTGCATCTTATTATACTCATCATGTGGTTCGTTATCATAAAAATACTTTAATTTTTTATTAAACCACCAGTTTTTATCTACCGGCATTCCAAAAAATATATCATCATTTAAATAAAAAAAATTTTCAGATAAGTTTGGTATGTGATGGATATAAGACTCGATATGAGCTGACGCAAAAATTGGATTTATTTTTTTGGGAATAATACTTTTATGATCAATGACTGTTACTCCCTTATTTTGTGCTAACCACCTAGGGCTTTGTTCATCAGTGACAATATAAACATGTCCATGGTCTGGGAAAAATTTTTCTAGACATCTTAAATTGAAGATTAGCTCACCATTATCACGAAATCTTCCATCAGTGTTAGCATAAAGCGCAATATCATCTTTATTAGTTTTTAAAAAGGCATCAAAAGACTTGCGTCTTTTTTCTTGCCAATTTTTATCATTAGAATCGACCCACAAATAAACGATATCAACTTGAGTATCAAAATTTGCCATTAGCTAATCCTTACTAATATTACTCCCACTCAATGGTGGAGGGCGGCTTTCCTGAAACATCATAAACAACTCGATTAATGCCCTTTACTTCATTGATAATTCTATTTGAGACTTTTCCTAATAAATCGTATGGGAGTTCAGCCCAATTGGCAGTCATGAAATCTGAAGTCACAACCGCTCTTAAAGAAACAACGTATTCATAGGTCCGAGCATCCCCCATCACTCCTACTGATTTAACTGGAAGGAAAACAGCAAAAGCTTGAGATGTCTTGTCATACCAACCAGATTTTTTTAACTCCTCAATAAAAATCGCATCCGCACCTCTGAGTAAATCAGCGAAATCTTTTTTTATTTCACCTAGGATTCTGACTCCCAATCCTGGGCCAGGGAAGGGGTGTCTATAAACCATATCTTTTGGAAGACCAAGCTCAACACCTAATTTCCTGACTTCATCCTTAAAAAGATCTCTTAAAGGTTCTAGTAATTTTAATTTTAAAGTATCAGGAAGACCACCTACGTTGTGATGACTTTTGATGTTATGTGCTTTTTTTGTGTCTCCTCCGGCAGATTCAATGACATCAGGATATATGGTGCCTTGCGCCAGCCATTTGACTTGAGGATATTCTTTTGATTCTTCTTGGAAGATTTCTACAAAATCGCGACCAATAATTTTTCTTTTTTCTTCGGGATCGGTAACTCCCTCCAGATCCTTTAAAAACTTACCTTCCGCATTGACGTGAATCACCTTAACACCTAGGTTTTCTTTAAATGTTTTCATCACTATCTCGCCTTCATTCAGTCTAAGTAGGCCATGATCAACAAAAACACAAGTTAATTGGTCACCAATCGCTTTATGAATTAATGCTGCAGCGACAGAGGAATCAACACCACCTGAAAGTCCTAAAATAACTTCATCTGAACCGACAGCTTCTTGCATTTTTTTAACCGCTGTTTCAAGGTAATTTGGCATATTCCATTCAGGTTTACACGCTGAAATATCAATTACAAATTTTTTGATTATTTCAAACCCTTTTTTTGTGTGGGTCACCTCAGGATGAAATTGTAATCCATAGAAATGCTTTGATTTATTAGCAATACCCGCTATTGGGGTAGATTGATTGCTGCAGATAATTTCAAAATCGTCAGGCAATTGATTGACTTTGTCACCATGGCTCATCCATACGTCAAGCAATCCATGACCCCCATCATTTTTTTTATCTTCAATATCTTTTAATAAATCAGAATGTCCGTGAGCCCTAATTTCTGCGTAGCCAAATTCTCTCTCATTACTATTTACAACGGTGCCTCCTAATTGATTCACCATCGTTTGCATGCCATAGCAAATACCTAAAATTGGGATTCCTAGATCAAAAATATGTGAGCTGACATTGGGTGTTTCATTCTCATAAACTGAATTAGGACCACCGGAAAGAATCATTCCTCGGGCTTCAAAAGAATTAATTTTTTCAATAGAAGCGTCATAGGGATAAATTTCACAATAGACATTGAGCTCTCTGACTCTTCTTGCGATAAGCTGAGTGTATTGAGAACCAAAATCAATAATTAAAATTTTATCCATTAAGATATTAAGTCGTTTTTGTTTAATGGTGAGTGACGCTAGTCAACTCGGTAATTAGGTGCTTCTTTTGTGATCTGAACATCATGAACGTGTGATTCTTTAATCCCAGCGTTGGTAATTTCAATAAATTTTGCTTTTTTATGCATATTAGGAATTGTATCCACTCCGACGTATCCCATTGATGCACGAAGCCCACCCATTAACTGATGGAGGACATTAACTACTGTCCCTTTGAATGGAACGCGACCTTCAATTCCTTCAGGGACTAATTTATCCGAATTATTCTCACCGTCTTGAAAGTAACGATCACTGGAGCCTTTTTTCATTGCCCCAATCGAGCCCATACCACGATATGATTTATAGGACCTGCCTTGGAATAATTCTACTTCACCCGGTGCTTCCTCAGTTCCTGCAAACATACTGCCTAACATGACTGAGCTTGCTCCAGCAGCAATGGCCTTGGCTACATCACCTGAGAATCTGATGCCACCATCAGCAATAAAGGGGATATTTTTCTTCTTTAATGCTTCATAGACATCATTGATCGCAGTAATTTGCGGGACACCAACTCCTGCAACAATACGCGTTGTACATATTGACCCCGGCCCAATACCAACTTTCACGCTATCAGCTCCATGATCTATCATCGCTATTGCAGCCTCAGAGGTGGCAATGTTCCCACCAATGACATCGACCTTGGGATAATTTTTCTTAATCCATTTAATCCGATTTAAAACACCTTCAGAGTGACCATGCGCTGTATCAACAATGAGAACATCTACGCTGGCCTCAACGAGAAGCTCTGTTCTTACTTCAGTATCATTTCCAACACCAATGGCTGCGCCGACTCTTAATCTTCCATGCTCATCCTTACAGGCAAACGGGTGATCTGTTGATTTCTGAATATCCTTGACTGTGATTAATCCTGTTAGGGTGTCCTCATCATTAATCACCAGTAAGCGTTCAATTCGGTGTTGGTGTAGAAGACTTGTAATCTCTTCTTTACTTGCCCCTTCTTTGACAGTCACAAGCCGCTCTCTTGGAGTCATGACATTTTTAATGGGTTGAGTCAGGTTTGTCTCAAATCGTAAATCACGATTGGTTACTATCCCAACGATCTTATCTTTTTCGACTACAGGTAAGCCTGATATTTTATTCTTACGTGTAATTTGCATTACCTCGTCAACAGACATGTTAGGGTCAATGGTAATCGGGTCACTCACAACCCCAGATTCAAATCGTTTAACCTTATCGACACGATTCGCTTGTCTTTGGGGCGTTAAGTTTTTGTGGATAATACCCATACCACCTTGTTCTGCAAGTGCTATTGCCATATTGGCTTCTGTCACTGTATCCATCGCAGCAGAAATCACTGGAATATTAAGGCTAATTTTTTTAGTTAATTTTGTTTCTAATGAAACGTCTTTCGGCAGCACGCTAGAATGATTGGGAACAAGAAGCACATCATCGAATGTTAAAGCTTTGTTGGGTAGACGCATATTATTTTCCTTATCGCGCAAAAGGAAATTATACAGAATAGAAAAAATAAATCGATGGAAATTTTAAAAAAAGTAAAGACCCA is a window of Methylophilales bacterium DNA encoding:
- the thrH gene encoding bifunctional phosphoserine phosphatase/homoserine phosphotransferase ThrH; its protein translation is MIACLDLEGVLLPEIWIKFAEKTGVEDLKLTTRDIPDYDELMTKRLNILKKNNFKLKDIKDLISTLEPLDGAIEFHKWLRSEFEVIILSDTFYQFVSPLMQKLDYPTLFCHQLVIDKNDSIIGYKLRQPNGKQEAVKALQNLNFKVVAAGDSYNDIGMLKQANEGILFDPPENVISDYPQFSVSMSYADFQKKLEACKIKFES
- a CDS encoding metal-dependent hydrolase, whose product is MDPITQGTVGAVIPQALGKKNLGIVAILGFLSGMAPDLDILIRSSTDPLLSLEYHRQFTHSLIFIPFGGLICALILFVVLKKISPFNFKKTWLYCTLGYGTHGLIDACTSYGTLLFWPFSDMRVAWNNISIIDPLFTFPLILLIVLATIKKKNVYSKIALAWAVTYLTLGVYLHNVALNVGKEIAEQRGHVVNRIKAKPSFGNLILWKTIYESDDHFYVDATNLFFRNIIPGESIKKLNLNKNFPWLDRESQQYKDVERFKWFSNDFLAVNPNNKNQIIDIRYSGIPNEIGGLWGVQLNPNKHKQEHVEFVSMRSATIERIKVLRDMILKNY
- a CDS encoding Stealth CR1 domain-containing protein, with translation MANFDTQVDIVYLWVDSNDKNWQEKRRKSFDAFLKTNKDDIALYANTDGRFRDNGELIFNLRCLEKFFPDHGHVYIVTDEQSPRWLAQNKGVTVIDHKSIIPKKINPIFASAHIESYIHHIPNLSENFFYLNDDIFFGMPVDKNWWFNKKLKYFYDNEPHDEYNKMQSIHLSPINSSIQSKLWLKEKYKSYKHRNIPLAHAPRPYKKSFLFEIEDQAIALYNKIREKNFRTWRTPGIIGDFVPRWLEYNKYAKIIHSEFLYIESGSNKIELELDRLKQKFGKIPFFCINDTCDNADALDKRLQLVRKQMETLLPHKSNFEI
- the guaA gene encoding glutamine-hydrolyzing GMP synthase gives rise to the protein MDKILIIDFGSQYTQLIARRVRELNVYCEIYPYDASIEKINSFEARGMILSGGPNSVYENETPNVSSHIFDLGIPILGICYGMQTMVNQLGGTVVNSNEREFGYAEIRAHGHSDLLKDIEDKKNDGGHGLLDVWMSHGDKVNQLPDDFEIICSNQSTPIAGIANKSKHFYGLQFHPEVTHTKKGFEIIKKFVIDISACKPEWNMPNYLETAVKKMQEAVGSDEVILGLSGGVDSSVAAALIHKAIGDQLTCVFVDHGLLRLNEGEIVMKTFKENLGVKVIHVNAEGKFLKDLEGVTDPEEKRKIIGRDFVEIFQEESKEYPQVKWLAQGTIYPDVIESAGGDTKKAHNIKSHHNVGGLPDTLKLKLLEPLRDLFKDEVRKLGVELGLPKDMVYRHPFPGPGLGVRILGEIKKDFADLLRGADAIFIEELKKSGWYDKTSQAFAVFLPVKSVGVMGDARTYEYVVSLRAVVTSDFMTANWAELPYDLLGKVSNRIINEVKGINRVVYDVSGKPPSTIEWE
- the guaB gene encoding IMP dehydrogenase, whose amino-acid sequence is MRLPNKALTFDDVLLVPNHSSVLPKDVSLETKLTKKISLNIPVISAAMDTVTEANMAIALAEQGGMGIIHKNLTPQRQANRVDKVKRFESGVVSDPITIDPNMSVDEVMQITRKNKISGLPVVEKDKIVGIVTNRDLRFETNLTQPIKNVMTPRERLVTVKEGASKEEITSLLHQHRIERLLVINDEDTLTGLITVKDIQKSTDHPFACKDEHGRLRVGAAIGVGNDTEVRTELLVEASVDVLIVDTAHGHSEGVLNRIKWIKKNYPKVDVIGGNIATSEAAIAMIDHGADSVKVGIGPGSICTTRIVAGVGVPQITAINDVYEALKKKNIPFIADGGIRFSGDVAKAIAAGASSVMLGSMFAGTEEAPGEVELFQGRSYKSYRGMGSIGAMKKGSSDRYFQDGENNSDKLVPEGIEGRVPFKGTVVNVLHQLMGGLRASMGYVGVDTIPNMHKKAKFIEITNAGIKESHVHDVQITKEAPNYRVD